Proteins encoded in a region of the Mycolicibacterium duvalii genome:
- a CDS encoding AAA family ATPase — MRLHRLTLTNYRGITHRDIEFPDRGVVVVSGPNETGKSSMLEALDLLLEAKDRSARKEVKQVKPTHADVGAEVSADISTGPYRFVYRKRFHKRPETELTVHAPRREQLTGDEAHDRVRAILAETMDVDLWQAQRVLQAASTSAADLSGSDALSRALDVVAGEVDDQPASAGGLETLLIDRIDEEYRRYFTSTGRATGEWAAAAARLRAADEAAARCAAEVTEVEEAVRRHAALTAELAGLKDEKARTTEELDQARLTAQKIAALHSEVERAAVFAKAATDTATASGTAWRERCRCRADVEDRAAAIAELQTAAETAAEAHDTAVEMQLAADATAEQARAGLEAAQRRLDAAHAAVQRLTDRETLARLTGRLSALEQHSRTLEEARRELAAVVLSDALMATIDDAAAAVAQAAAAAEQASAHVELVASADIEVHIAGKPVRLRAGDRWESAITGTTGVDVAGLLSMRVVPGAPAATTQADLDHATATLREALGRAGAADVAEARALHRRRAELQAAVKEHTAILQALTAEGDAAQVREQIAELRARQAENDNTANHNANHEDAAHDETPEPVALRAELAAAVAAHQQARNDCETQRKLAEETGKLVADRGLRAARAKEKLQAARDELAVAEQRLASQRAQAPDDELTAKADTDDRAARLADAAVTRLRDEWAGHHPDAVAAALQQAQDADTAATARYAETFEALREVAAALKVYGSEGRRSALDAAEAERQHAESEYQRVQRRAQAAQLLRTVMGRHRDTMRMRYVDPFRGEVERLGRLVFGESFEVDVDSDLRIGARTLSGRTVPYESLSGGAKEQLGIVARLAGAALVAKEDSVPVVIDDALGFTDPDRLARMAEVFDTVAGDGQVIILTCSPQRYADIRSACHIELAGSL; from the coding sequence ATGAGACTGCACCGGCTCACGCTGACGAACTACCGCGGAATCACGCACCGCGACATCGAGTTTCCCGACCGCGGCGTGGTGGTGGTCAGCGGGCCCAACGAGACCGGCAAGTCGTCGATGCTCGAAGCCCTCGACCTGCTGCTGGAAGCCAAGGACCGCTCGGCGAGGAAGGAAGTCAAGCAGGTCAAACCCACCCACGCCGACGTGGGCGCCGAGGTCAGCGCCGACATCTCCACCGGTCCGTACCGGTTCGTGTACCGCAAACGGTTCCACAAGCGGCCCGAGACCGAACTGACGGTGCACGCGCCCCGCCGCGAACAGCTCACCGGCGACGAAGCCCACGACCGGGTGCGCGCCATCCTCGCCGAGACCATGGACGTCGACCTGTGGCAGGCCCAGCGAGTGCTGCAGGCGGCGTCGACGTCGGCCGCCGACCTGTCGGGGTCGGATGCGCTGTCGCGGGCACTCGACGTGGTGGCCGGCGAGGTCGACGACCAGCCCGCCTCCGCGGGCGGTCTCGAGACGCTGCTGATCGACCGTATCGACGAGGAGTACCGGCGCTACTTCACCTCCACCGGCCGCGCCACCGGGGAGTGGGCGGCGGCCGCGGCTCGGCTGCGCGCCGCCGACGAGGCGGCCGCCCGATGCGCAGCCGAGGTCACCGAGGTCGAGGAGGCGGTCCGTCGTCACGCCGCCCTCACCGCCGAGCTGGCCGGGCTGAAGGACGAGAAGGCCAGAACCACTGAGGAATTGGACCAGGCCCGTCTCACCGCGCAGAAGATCGCGGCGCTGCACAGCGAGGTCGAACGGGCAGCGGTCTTCGCCAAGGCCGCCACGGACACCGCTACGGCCTCCGGTACGGCCTGGCGCGAGCGGTGCCGGTGCCGCGCCGACGTCGAGGACCGCGCCGCGGCCATCGCCGAGTTGCAGACCGCAGCGGAGACCGCGGCCGAGGCACACGACACCGCGGTCGAAATGCAGCTGGCCGCCGACGCGACCGCCGAGCAGGCCCGGGCGGGGCTGGAGGCCGCTCAGCGGCGTCTGGATGCCGCGCACGCGGCGGTGCAGCGGCTCACCGACCGCGAGACTCTGGCGCGGCTGACCGGTCGGCTGAGTGCGCTGGAACAGCACTCGCGGACCCTCGAGGAAGCGCGCCGTGAACTCGCCGCGGTCGTTCTCAGCGACGCGCTGATGGCGACGATCGATGACGCGGCCGCCGCGGTGGCGCAGGCCGCCGCTGCCGCCGAGCAGGCCTCGGCCCATGTGGAGTTGGTGGCGTCCGCCGACATCGAGGTCCACATCGCCGGGAAGCCGGTGAGGTTGCGTGCCGGCGACCGCTGGGAATCCGCGATCACCGGGACCACCGGCGTCGATGTCGCCGGGCTGCTGTCGATGCGGGTCGTTCCGGGTGCGCCGGCGGCCACCACGCAGGCCGACCTCGACCACGCCACCGCGACACTGCGCGAAGCGCTGGGCCGGGCGGGCGCCGCCGACGTCGCCGAGGCGCGCGCGCTTCACCGGCGCCGCGCAGAACTGCAGGCAGCGGTCAAGGAGCACACCGCGATCCTGCAGGCGCTGACCGCAGAGGGTGACGCCGCCCAGGTACGCGAACAGATCGCCGAGCTGCGTGCCCGGCAGGCCGAGAACGACAACACCGCCAACCACAACGCCAACCACGAGGACGCCGCCCACGACGAGACACCGGAGCCGGTCGCGCTGCGCGCCGAGCTGGCCGCGGCTGTGGCCGCACACCAGCAGGCGCGCAACGACTGCGAGACCCAGCGCAAGCTCGCCGAGGAGACCGGCAAGCTCGTCGCCGACCGGGGGTTGCGGGCCGCGCGCGCCAAGGAGAAGCTGCAGGCCGCTCGCGACGAGCTGGCAGTCGCCGAACAACGACTGGCGAGCCAGCGCGCCCAGGCGCCCGACGACGAGCTCACGGCCAAGGCCGACACCGACGACCGGGCCGCCCGCCTCGCCGACGCCGCGGTGACCCGGCTGCGTGACGAATGGGCCGGGCACCATCCCGACGCGGTGGCCGCCGCGCTGCAGCAGGCGCAGGACGCCGACACCGCGGCGACCGCGCGCTACGCCGAGACCTTCGAGGCGCTGCGCGAGGTGGCCGCCGCGCTGAAGGTGTACGGATCCGAAGGCCGTCGCAGCGCACTCGACGCGGCCGAGGCCGAGCGCCAACACGCCGAGAGCGAGTACCAGCGGGTGCAGCGCCGCGCCCAGGCCGCGCAACTGCTGAGGACGGTGATGGGCCGGCACCGCGACACCATGCGGATGCGCTATGTCGATCCATTCCGCGGCGAGGTCGAGCGTCTGGGCCGGCTCGTGTTCGGGGAGAGCTTCGAAGTCGACGTCGACAGCGATCTGCGCATCGGGGCCCGCACCTTGTCGGGGCGCACCGTGCCCTACGAGTCGCTGTCCGGGGGCGCCAAAGAACAGCTGGGCATCGTCGCCAGGCTCGCTGGAGCGGCGCTGGTCGCCAAGGAGGACAGCGTTCCGGTCGTCATCGACGATGCGCTGGGTTTCACCGACCCCGATCGGCTGGCCAGAATGGCCGAGGTGTTCGACACCGTCGCCGGCGACGGACAGGTCATCATTTTGACCTGCAGCCCCCAGCGGTACGCCGACATCCGCAGTGCCTGTCATATCGAGCTGGCCGGCTCGCTCTAG